GCGGCGCGGAGCGGCCCCGTCGGTCCGAGCTGTGGTAATTGTCCAGCAGGTTCTGGTCGTTGGTGAACGAGTGGACCGTCTCCACGTGGCCGCGCAGGACGCCGTACTCGTCCGCCATCGCCTTCAGCGGCGGCACGATCGCGTTGGTCGTGCAGGAGGCGCAGGACAGGATCTGCTCGTCCGGCTTGATCATGTCGTGGTTGACGCCGTGCACGATGTTCGGGACGTCGCCCTTGCCGGGCGCGGTCAGCACGACCTTGTCGATGCCGGGACGCAGGTGGTTCGAGAGGCCCTCGCGGTCGCGCCACTTGCCGGTGTTGTCGATCAGGATGGCGTCGCGGATGCCGTACGCCGTGTAGTCCACCTGGGACGGGTCGTCGGCGTAGATGACCTTGATCTCGTTGCCGTTGGCGATGATCGTGCTGTTCGCCTCGTCGACGGTGATCGTGCCCTGGAACTGGCCGTGGATGGAGTCGCGGCGCAGCAGCGAGGCGCGCTTGACGATGTCCTGGGCGCCGCCGCGGCGCACGACGACGGCACGCAGCCGCAGCCCGTTGCCGGAGCCGGTCTTCTCGATGAGCAGGCGGGCGAGGAGCCGGCCGATCCGGCCGAAGCCGTAGAGGACGACGTCGCGGCCCTCGCGGCGCTCGATCTTGTTGTCGCCCGTGGCGCCGGAGACCGCCTCGGCGGTGAACTCCTCGACGGACAGGCCGCGCTCGTCCGCCCGGTAGGTCGCCGCGAGCATCCCGAGGTCGATCTGCGAGGGGCCGAGGTCGAGCGTGCTGAGCGTCCGCAGGAACGGCAGCGTGTCGGTGACCGAGAGCTCCTCCCCGGCGATCTGCCGGGCGAAGCGGTGGGTCTTGAGGATGCTGACCACTGACTTGTTCACCAGGGAGCGGCTGTGCAGGAGGATCGTGACGTCCTGCTCCCGGTGCAGCCGGCCGATGATCGGGATCATCGACTCCGCTATCTCTTCGCGAGTCTTCCAGTTGGTGAACGCGTCGTCGTTGACAGTCACAGAATCATCTTTCGAGCTAGGTGGCGCTCATATGCTAACCCGCCCCCTCGGGGTGATCGTTCACGCGGTGTCCACCCGGGCGGAACCCGGGACTCCGGCCGGCGTTCGTGAACCCGCCGGCCGGCGCTCCGGCGGCCCGCCGGTGTACCCGTGACGTCGGGTCGCCGGGTGCGGAAGGTCCTCGCCTTCCGTCCTGGACCCTTTCGTTGTGGTAGGCACCCTTGACAGCGTGCGTACTGTTTCGCGACGTTTGAGCCCTGCCGATCGCATTCGGATCTCGGCGCTCGACCGGGGGGCGAGGCGCAGTGCGGCGCGGATCGGCGGACATCGGAAAAGTGGCAGGACGCGGACAGCGCGTCATGGGGGGAGCTGTCGCCCATGCGATCCATCAACGAAGATCCACACGCCCCGACGGCCTGTGTTGTGACCGGCACGTCTCTCGCAGCACCCACGGAAGGGCGGTTGATCTGAGGTGGAGATCACGAACCACAGACTCGACGGCCTGAGCGTCCCGCTGCGCGAGGCCTGGCACCGGGCGATGGACGAGTCGCCCGAGTACGCGAATCCTTTCCTGGCACCGGAGTTCGCGACCGGGGTCGGCAGGTTCCGGAAGGGCGCCCAGGTCGCCGTCCTGCACGAGGGAGGGGAGCCCGTCGGCTTCCTGCCCTACGAGCGCAACGTCCTCGGCGCCGGCAGAGCCGTCGGCCTCGGACTCTCCGACTGCCAGGCCCTGGTGCACCGACCGGGGATCACGTGGGACGTCCAGGAGGTGCTGCGCGCCTGCGGGTTGTCCGTCTTCGAGTTCGATCATCTCGTCGAGGAGCAGAAGCCGTTCGGCCGGTTCGTCACGGGAACGTTCGCCTCCCCGGTCGTCGATCTGAAGCCGGGGGACAGCGGCTATCCGGAGTGGCTGCGCAGCGCGTACCCGGGCCAGGCCAAGACGACCTTGAAGAAGGAACGGCGGCTCGCCCGCGACGTGGGCGAGGTGCGGTTCGTCTTCGACGAGCGCGACCCCCGGATGCTGCGCACGCTCATGCGCTGGAAGTCCGCCCAGTACCGCAGGACCGGACGGATGGACCGGTTCGCACGCCCCTGGATCGTGGACCTGGTGGACCATCTCTTCGACGTCCGCGAGGAGCACTTCACCGGTGTGCTGTCCGTCCTCTACGCCGGGGACCGGCCGGTCGCCGCCCACTTCGGACCGAGGTCCCGCAGTGTCCTCGCGGCCTGGTTCACGGCGTACGACCCCGAGTTCCACCGCTATTCGCCCGGCCTGATGATGCACCTGCGGACCGCCGAGGCGGCCGGCCGGAACGGCGTCAGCGTCCTGGACCTGGGGCGCGGGGACAAGGAGTACAAGGACTGGCTGAAGACCCGCGAGCTGCGCGTGGCCGAGGGCTTCGCCCACCGCCCCCACCCGGTGGCGGCGGCGCACCGGCTGTGGCGCCGGCCCGTGCGGGGCCTGCGGAACACGGTTCTCGCCCATCCCGAGCTGCGCGACCCGGCCGACCGGCTGCTCAAGACGGTGGGCAACCTGCGCGCCTCGGGGCGCGCCCGGCCCGGCGCCGGCCCCCCGGCGGACTGACCAGGCGGCCCGGGAACAGGACCATCGGAGCGGGGGCGCCGAGGCCTTCGTGCCGAGGCTGCCTCCGCACGCGGGCGCGGCGCGGACCGTCCGGGTGCGCGTCCCGCGTCTCCGGAGTGCCGGCGGAGGCCGGG
The window above is part of the Streptomyces sp. NBC_01428 genome. Proteins encoded here:
- a CDS encoding glyceraldehyde-3-phosphate dehydrogenase; the protein is MTVNDDAFTNWKTREEIAESMIPIIGRLHREQDVTILLHSRSLVNKSVVSILKTHRFARQIAGEELSVTDTLPFLRTLSTLDLGPSQIDLGMLAATYRADERGLSVEEFTAEAVSGATGDNKIERREGRDVVLYGFGRIGRLLARLLIEKTGSGNGLRLRAVVVRRGGAQDIVKRASLLRRDSIHGQFQGTITVDEANSTIIANGNEIKVIYADDPSQVDYTAYGIRDAILIDNTGKWRDREGLSNHLRPGIDKVVLTAPGKGDVPNIVHGVNHDMIKPDEQILSCASCTTNAIVPPLKAMADEYGVLRGHVETVHSFTNDQNLLDNYHSSDRRGRSAPLNMVITETGAASAVAKALPDLDAPITGSSIRVPVPDVSIAILSLRLGRETTREEVLDHLRDVSLTSPLKRQIDFTNAPDAVSSDFIGSRHASIVDAGATKVDGDNAILYLWYDNEFGYSCQVIRVVQHVSGVEYPTYPAPAA
- a CDS encoding GNAT family N-acetyltransferase, producing MEITNHRLDGLSVPLREAWHRAMDESPEYANPFLAPEFATGVGRFRKGAQVAVLHEGGEPVGFLPYERNVLGAGRAVGLGLSDCQALVHRPGITWDVQEVLRACGLSVFEFDHLVEEQKPFGRFVTGTFASPVVDLKPGDSGYPEWLRSAYPGQAKTTLKKERRLARDVGEVRFVFDERDPRMLRTLMRWKSAQYRRTGRMDRFARPWIVDLVDHLFDVREEHFTGVLSVLYAGDRPVAAHFGPRSRSVLAAWFTAYDPEFHRYSPGLMMHLRTAEAAGRNGVSVLDLGRGDKEYKDWLKTRELRVAEGFAHRPHPVAAAHRLWRRPVRGLRNTVLAHPELRDPADRLLKTVGNLRASGRARPGAGPPAD